One Streptomyces sp. V4I8 genomic window carries:
- a CDS encoding protein kinase gives MSTLIGQGGMGQVWTAYDQRLDRRVAVKLLRPDKVAGQEADELRRRFVRECRVTAQVDHPGLVTVHDAGSEGEELFLVMQYVDGADLSDHLAEHDPYPWQWAVAVAAQLCAVLSAVHAVPIVHRDLKPRNVMVKQDGTVTVLDLGVASVMDADTTRLTHTGTPIGSPAYMAPEQAMGGAVGPYTDLYALGVLLHELLSGDVPFSGSTALGVLHRHLYEPPLPVRRLRPEVPEALEALVLRLLAKDPQHRPASAQEVYEDLALLLPARGTPTGSPLDPTRPFLRPHAPWPDGARTPAPQPAPATPVPPAAEKPDVARAVDEVKRLLGEGRITQAVDILGAILPAAAEQHGEHSPVVRTLRKQYAATLMDDGQYRRALPELRRLADERAAEAGQADPQSLRFRYDAAQCLEQLGEPAAALAEFRALLPYYENQYVSGDPQLAHDVRRRIGHLLLALGDRPAAHDTLARLLLDVERLHGPGHPLAGEVRRTLQWLGQVRG, from the coding sequence CTGTCCACGCTCATCGGACAGGGCGGCATGGGACAGGTCTGGACGGCCTACGACCAGCGGCTCGACCGGCGCGTGGCGGTGAAGCTGCTGCGCCCCGACAAGGTGGCCGGGCAGGAGGCGGACGAGCTGCGCCGCCGGTTCGTGCGCGAGTGCCGGGTGACCGCGCAGGTCGACCACCCCGGGCTCGTCACGGTGCACGACGCGGGCAGTGAGGGCGAGGAGCTGTTCCTCGTCATGCAGTACGTCGATGGCGCCGACCTCTCCGACCATCTCGCCGAGCACGACCCGTACCCCTGGCAGTGGGCGGTCGCGGTCGCCGCGCAACTGTGCGCCGTGCTCAGCGCCGTGCACGCCGTGCCGATCGTCCACCGCGACCTCAAGCCGCGCAACGTGATGGTGAAGCAGGACGGCACGGTCACCGTCCTCGATCTCGGCGTCGCCTCCGTCATGGACGCCGACACCACCCGCCTCACCCACACCGGCACCCCCATCGGCTCGCCCGCCTACATGGCCCCCGAGCAGGCGATGGGCGGCGCGGTCGGCCCGTACACCGACCTGTACGCACTCGGCGTACTGCTGCACGAACTCCTCAGCGGGGACGTGCCGTTCTCGGGATCGACGGCGCTCGGCGTGCTGCACCGGCACCTGTACGAGCCGCCGCTGCCCGTGCGCCGCCTGCGCCCCGAGGTCCCCGAGGCGCTCGAAGCCCTGGTCCTGCGCCTGCTGGCGAAGGACCCGCAGCACCGGCCCGCCTCCGCGCAGGAGGTGTACGAGGATCTGGCGCTGCTCCTGCCCGCGCGCGGGACGCCCACGGGATCGCCCCTCGACCCCACGCGCCCCTTCCTGCGCCCGCACGCGCCCTGGCCGGACGGCGCCCGTACCCCCGCGCCCCAGCCCGCCCCGGCCACACCCGTGCCACCCGCCGCCGAGAAGCCGGACGTCGCGCGCGCCGTCGACGAGGTCAAGCGCCTCCTGGGCGAGGGCCGGATCACCCAGGCCGTCGACATCCTGGGCGCGATCCTGCCCGCCGCCGCCGAACAGCACGGCGAGCACTCGCCGGTGGTCCGCACCCTGCGCAAGCAGTACGCGGCCACCCTCATGGACGACGGCCAGTACCGTCGCGCGCTGCCCGAACTGCGCCGTCTCGCCGACGAACGCGCCGCCGAGGCCGGCCAGGCCGACCCCCAGTCCCTGCGCTTCCGCTACGACGCCGCCCAGTGCCTGGAACAGCTCGGCGAACCGGCGGCCGCGCTCGCCGAGTTCCGCGCGCTGCTGCCGTACTACGAGAACCAGTACGTCTCCGGCGACCCCCAGCTCGCCCACGACGTCCGCCGCCGTATCGGCCACCTCCTGCTCGCCCTCGGCGACCGCCCCGCCGCCCACGACACCCTGGCCCGTCTGCTGCTCGACGTGGAGCGCCTGCACGGCCCCGGCCACCCGCTCGCGGGAGAGGTGCGGCGGACGCTGCAGTGGCTGGGGCAGGTGCGCGGCTAG
- a CDS encoding SgcJ/EcaC family oxidoreductase has protein sequence MIRMTTETAHAKAVGTTGVKPGDDADLKAIAQVVATVERTQRAKDPEGFLALFHPDALWTTAHGKVLIGFDAIAEFTRAVLPTATFDGEVTYEVTHTQFLRPDVAAVKVRQVYHSPSGKTEGAPLYVMTRQDDGSWLLHACQNTAVQAG, from the coding sequence GTGATCCGCATGACCACCGAAACCGCACACGCCAAGGCCGTCGGCACCACAGGCGTCAAGCCCGGCGACGACGCTGACCTCAAGGCCATCGCACAGGTCGTGGCCACCGTCGAACGCACCCAGCGCGCCAAGGACCCCGAGGGCTTCCTCGCCCTCTTCCACCCCGACGCCCTCTGGACGACCGCCCACGGCAAGGTCCTTATCGGCTTCGACGCCATCGCCGAGTTCACCCGTGCCGTCCTGCCCACCGCCACCTTCGACGGCGAGGTCACCTACGAGGTGACGCACACGCAGTTCCTGCGGCCTGACGTGGCGGCCGTCAAGGTCCGGCAGGTCTACCACTCGCCGAGCGGCAAGACCGAGGGCGCACCGCTCTACGTCATGACCAGGCAGGACGACGGCAGTTGGCTGCTGCACGCCTGCCAGAACACCGCGGTCCAGGCCGGCTAG
- a CDS encoding DUF899 domain-containing protein: MTTPPDEPPATLPGRPPVVDLATWQTARDELLVREKAHTREGDAIAAARRRLPMVEFDGAVEVVGPEGPVPFLDLFQGRDELMVYKHMWYDGAPHQGQCEGCTTTAWHVKDAVYLNARGVSFAVLTTGRWDEVASYIEFMGYTQPWYSVRDVDEPVGGDMGYLTCFLRDGDRVFLTYSTTGRGNERVNGSLGLLDMTPYGRGEAWEDNPEGRLVIGDVREGHPSVGGQACWYWRSDADGNATWGPTSRPVPQWTRPGATPVETLGRQGHHH, from the coding sequence ATGACTACGCCACCGGACGAGCCGCCCGCCACGCTGCCCGGCCGCCCGCCCGTGGTCGATCTGGCCACCTGGCAGACCGCCCGTGACGAGCTGCTGGTTCGCGAGAAGGCCCACACCCGTGAGGGCGACGCGATCGCCGCGGCCCGTCGTCGGCTGCCGATGGTGGAGTTCGACGGGGCGGTCGAGGTTGTCGGGCCCGAGGGCCCGGTCCCGTTTCTGGACCTGTTCCAGGGCCGCGACGAGCTCATGGTCTACAAGCACATGTGGTACGACGGCGCGCCGCACCAGGGGCAGTGCGAGGGCTGCACGACCACGGCCTGGCATGTGAAGGACGCCGTCTACCTCAACGCCCGGGGTGTGTCGTTCGCCGTTCTGACCACGGGCCGTTGGGACGAGGTGGCCTCCTACATCGAGTTCATGGGCTACACGCAGCCCTGGTACTCGGTGCGCGACGTGGACGAGCCGGTCGGTGGCGACATGGGTTACCTCACCTGCTTCCTGCGCGACGGGGACCGTGTGTTCCTGACCTACTCCACGACGGGGCGTGGCAACGAGCGGGTCAACGGGTCCCTCGGTCTGCTCGACATGACGCCCTACGGGCGCGGCGAGGCGTGGGAGGACAACCCCGAGGGCCGGCTCGTGATCGGCGATGTCCGCGAGGGACACCCCTCCGTGGGCGGCCAGGCCTGCTGGTACTGGCGATCGGACGCGGACGGGAACGCCACCTGGGGCCCGACCAGCCGTCCCGTGCCGCAGTGGACCCGCCCCGGCGCGACCCCTGTGGAGACCCTGGGCCGGCAGGGCCACCACCACTGA
- a CDS encoding glycoside hydrolase domain-containing protein, which translates to MSSHRRSKRRRYLAWAVAGAAVVAGAGLTAQTSMAATTWPAQRTYTGRAFDTCAAPSLSAMKAWHSNGFYGGAAVYIGGRNRGCAQPNLTASWVKSVSTVGWKLIPLYVGAQPPCQTGSNPENLTASTAASLGAKDAADAVAKASALGMKAGSPVYLDMEPYDITDKACNDAVLTYVRAFDKALRAKTYRSGYYGFTSSSAKAIATATDKTDLPGNLWYALWDKQNTTTADWPFGKTQFTNHSRGHQYMVNSKETRGGYTITVDRDAWDGPVAITG; encoded by the coding sequence ATGTCCAGTCATCGTCGGTCGAAGCGCCGCAGATACCTCGCCTGGGCCGTCGCCGGTGCCGCCGTCGTCGCCGGAGCCGGTCTCACCGCGCAGACCTCCATGGCCGCGACGACCTGGCCCGCCCAGCGCACCTACACCGGCCGCGCCTTCGACACCTGCGCCGCCCCCTCCCTCTCCGCGATGAAGGCCTGGCACAGCAACGGCTTCTACGGAGGCGCCGCCGTCTACATCGGCGGCAGGAACCGCGGCTGCGCCCAGCCCAACCTCACCGCCTCCTGGGTGAAGTCGGTCAGCACCGTCGGCTGGAAGCTCATCCCGCTCTACGTCGGCGCCCAGCCGCCCTGCCAGACCGGCTCCAACCCCGAGAACCTCACCGCCTCCACCGCCGCCTCCCTCGGCGCGAAGGACGCGGCGGACGCCGTGGCCAAGGCCTCCGCGCTCGGCATGAAGGCCGGCAGCCCGGTCTACCTCGACATGGAGCCGTACGACATCACCGACAAGGCGTGCAACGACGCCGTCCTCACCTATGTGCGTGCCTTCGACAAGGCGCTGCGCGCCAAGACGTACCGCAGTGGCTACTACGGCTTCACCAGCTCCAGCGCGAAGGCGATCGCGACCGCCACCGACAAGACGGACCTGCCGGGCAACCTCTGGTACGCGCTGTGGGACAAGCAGAACACCACGACCGCGGACTGGCCGTTCGGCAAGACCCAGTTCACGAACCACAGCCGGGGCCACCAGTACATGGTCAACAGCAAGGAGACGCGGGG
- a CDS encoding antitoxin yields MGIFDRFKNRHAQDKTRDMSDTAERQVNEKTGSKYESQVDDAQQRMERGLGMDRDRPPEQQ; encoded by the coding sequence ATGGGCATCTTCGACAGGTTCAAGAACCGTCACGCGCAGGACAAGACCAGGGACATGTCCGACACCGCGGAACGGCAGGTCAACGAGAAGACGGGCAGCAAGTACGAGAGCCAGGTCGACGACGCGCAGCAGCGAATGGAGCGCGGACTCGGCATGGACCGCGACAGGCCGCCCGAGCAGCAATAG
- a CDS encoding TetR/AcrR family transcriptional regulator, with translation MPSAPQPPESPQPPESPQLPEPSQPSPGTPRTPRDGRGPRRPYHHGDLRRAILTAALDAIAADGPSALSLRDLARRAGVSHAAPAHHFKDRTGLLTAIAAEGFGLLAGTLHEAADLKDAGVRYVRFAREHPAHFQVMFTPELLRAEDLELTTARTLAGDALRGAVSAVRQPEALGIDARLAGVAAWSLAHGFATLLLGHNLDGPVGDKDPEEVFRTLAATLFRTES, from the coding sequence ATGCCCTCCGCGCCACAGCCGCCCGAGTCCCCACAGCCGCCCGAGTCCCCACAGCTGCCCGAGCCCTCGCAGCCGTCCCCCGGCACCCCCCGCACCCCCCGCGACGGTCGTGGCCCCCGCCGCCCCTACCACCACGGCGACCTGCGCCGAGCCATCCTCACCGCCGCGCTGGACGCGATCGCCGCCGACGGGCCGTCCGCGCTGAGCCTGCGTGATCTCGCGCGCCGTGCCGGCGTCTCGCACGCGGCGCCGGCCCATCACTTCAAGGACCGCACCGGGCTGCTGACGGCGATCGCCGCCGAGGGGTTCGGGCTGCTCGCGGGCACACTCCACGAGGCCGCGGACCTGAAGGACGCGGGCGTGCGCTACGTCCGCTTCGCACGCGAACACCCCGCGCACTTCCAGGTGATGTTCACGCCCGAGCTGCTGCGCGCCGAGGACCTGGAACTGACCACGGCCCGCACCCTGGCCGGCGACGCGCTGCGCGGTGCCGTCTCCGCGGTCCGGCAGCCCGAGGCCCTCGGCATCGACGCCCGCCTGGCCGGCGTCGCCGCCTGGTCCCTGGCACACGGCTTCGCCACGCTGCTCCTCGGCCACAACCTGGACGGGCCGGTCGGCGACAAGGACCCCGAGGAGGTGTTCCGGACGCTGGCGGCGACGCTGTTCCGGACCGAGTCCTGA
- a CDS encoding N-6 DNA methylase, protein MQDNATEVTAAGIARLAGVGRAAVSNWRRRHADFPKPVGGTETSPSFALTEVEAWLRKQGKLAEVPLRERVWQQLVGHPEGPVTALLHAGCVLLLIHDRPTVWLEVGGGSDERLAAMLPGALEEVLVPRFGAVTRRGGRGGRSGSGVHSGSAAGVVSAVNAAASVNTASPVHLEAGSGESGAVNAPSTESAPSAVHNAPGVNTPHPVNTPRTVHAASTTVHATPSTSGASATPLTPTTPAVRLPTGPELLPSAPLLRGTAELAAELGARQTFEFLLGRHLDANPRLYTLTPAELAGLMADLAGPARTVLDPACGTGALLRAVSPRPDQELYAQDSAPELAALTALRLALQTRTAVRAAVGDTLRADAHPELHADAVLCHPPFNERNWGHDELAYDPRWEYGFPARTESELAWVQHALARLKDGGTAVLLMPPAAASRRSGRRIRADLLRRGALRAVIALPVGAAPPYNIPLHLWVLRRPDRAPGQPEVLLADVGQFAGEARGGPDWQAVRDTVLDAWRVHDRTGSLDERPGLARSLPVIELLDDDVDLAPARHLPPPTAADGVEQLTAVRDRLGETLRLTADLTPPPADAARPAPRWPLTTIGELARGGALVMRTGGSGGHARVPVLTDNDVLAGTAPSGTLPESDEEAVLTEPGDVVVPVLGGGSIARVIDDATSGAALGRNLVLLRPDPTALDPWFLAGFLRGTANNRQASSYASTATRLDVRRLQLPRLPFDEQRRYGARFRALDEFERVLRQAGRLGEQLVRGMYDGLTDGTVAPD, encoded by the coding sequence GTGCAGGACAACGCGACAGAGGTGACCGCCGCCGGAATCGCCCGGCTCGCCGGTGTCGGCCGTGCCGCCGTGAGCAACTGGCGCCGCCGTCACGCCGACTTCCCCAAGCCGGTCGGAGGTACCGAGACCAGCCCCTCCTTCGCCCTCACCGAGGTCGAGGCCTGGCTGCGCAAACAGGGCAAACTCGCCGAGGTCCCGCTGCGTGAACGCGTCTGGCAGCAGCTCGTCGGCCACCCCGAGGGCCCGGTCACGGCGCTGCTCCACGCCGGCTGCGTCCTCCTGCTCATCCATGACCGGCCCACCGTCTGGCTGGAGGTCGGCGGCGGTTCCGACGAGCGGCTCGCGGCGATGCTGCCCGGGGCGCTGGAGGAGGTGCTCGTGCCGAGGTTCGGCGCGGTGACCAGGCGTGGGGGCCGGGGTGGGCGGAGCGGCAGCGGTGTTCACAGCGGGAGCGCTGCGGGGGTGGTTTCGGCTGTGAACGCGGCGGCGTCTGTGAACACTGCCTCGCCCGTTCACCTCGAAGCAGGCTCGGGCGAATCGGGTGCCGTGAACGCCCCGTCGACCGAATCCGCGCCGTCGGCTGTTCACAACGCCCCCGGCGTGAACACGCCGCACCCTGTGAACACTCCGCGGACAGTTCACGCCGCGTCCACGACAGTTCACGCCACGCCCTCCACATCGGGGGCGTCAGCCACCCCCCTCACCCCCACCACCCCCGCCGTCCGTCTCCCCACCGGCCCCGAACTCCTCCCCTCCGCCCCCCTCCTGCGCGGCACCGCCGAACTGGCCGCAGAGTTGGGGGCCCGCCAGACCTTCGAGTTCCTGCTCGGTCGGCATCTCGACGCCAACCCGCGCCTGTACACGCTGACCCCCGCCGAACTCGCCGGTCTCATGGCCGACCTGGCCGGGCCCGCCCGTACCGTCCTCGATCCCGCCTGCGGCACCGGGGCCCTGCTGCGCGCCGTCTCCCCCCGCCCCGACCAGGAGCTGTACGCCCAGGACAGCGCACCGGAACTCGCCGCGCTCACTGCGCTGCGGCTCGCCCTGCAGACGCGGACCGCCGTTCGCGCCGCCGTCGGTGACACCCTGCGCGCCGACGCCCACCCCGAGCTGCATGCCGACGCCGTGCTGTGCCACCCGCCGTTCAACGAGCGCAACTGGGGCCACGACGAACTCGCCTACGACCCCCGCTGGGAGTACGGCTTCCCCGCCCGCACCGAGTCCGAGCTGGCCTGGGTGCAGCACGCGCTCGCCCGCCTCAAGGACGGTGGCACCGCGGTCCTGCTGATGCCGCCCGCCGCAGCCTCCCGCCGCTCCGGCCGCCGTATCCGCGCCGACCTGCTGCGGCGCGGTGCCCTGCGCGCCGTGATCGCCCTGCCGGTCGGCGCGGCACCGCCGTACAACATCCCGCTCCACCTGTGGGTGCTGCGCCGGCCCGACAGGGCGCCGGGGCAGCCCGAGGTGCTGCTGGCCGACGTGGGGCAGTTCGCCGGCGAGGCGCGGGGTGGGCCGGACTGGCAGGCGGTGCGGGATACCGTCCTCGACGCCTGGCGCGTCCACGACCGCACTGGTTCGCTCGACGAACGCCCGGGTCTGGCCCGCTCGTTGCCCGTCATCGAACTCCTCGACGACGACGTGGACCTCGCCCCCGCCCGCCATCTCCCGCCCCCCACCGCTGCCGACGGCGTGGAGCAGCTCACGGCCGTGCGCGACCGGCTCGGGGAGACACTGCGTCTGACCGCCGACCTGACCCCGCCGCCCGCCGACGCCGCCCGGCCCGCCCCGCGCTGGCCGCTCACCACCATCGGCGAACTCGCGCGCGGGGGCGCCCTGGTGATGCGGACCGGCGGAAGCGGCGGCCACGCGCGCGTGCCGGTTCTCACCGACAACGACGTCCTCGCCGGAACGGCTCCCTCCGGGACGTTGCCCGAGAGCGACGAGGAGGCGGTGCTGACCGAGCCGGGCGATGTCGTCGTGCCGGTGCTCGGCGGCGGCTCCATCGCGCGCGTGATCGACGACGCGACCTCGGGCGCCGCCCTGGGGCGCAACCTCGTACTTCTGCGCCCCGACCCCACGGCGCTCGACCCGTGGTTCCTGGCCGGCTTCCTGCGTGGCACCGCCAACAACCGCCAGGCCAGCAGCTACGCCTCCACCGCCACCCGCCTCGACGTGCGCCGGCTCCAACTGCCCCGGCTCCCGTTCGACGAACAGCGCCGCTACGGTGCCCGCTTCCGCGCCCTCGACGAGTTCGAGCGGGTGCTCAGGCAGGCGGGCCGACTGGGGGAGCAGCTCGTGCGGGGCATGTACGACGGCCTGACGGACGGGACGGTCGCACCCGACTGA
- a CDS encoding HNH endonuclease family protein: MTRRRGGAASAAAMLGMVLVLAGCEGVDLPEAGTGPSGSAPAGGTGRAVSPLDNPDGTKPGLAPLTSDADRTEARALIEKVATKGRGPKTGYERDKFGYAWMDSAPGGIPFARNGCDTRNDLLQRDGEDVRFRSGSDCVVASMTLHDPYTGRTIDWAKSRATTVQIDHVMPLSYDWQMGASRWPKGKRQDIANDPLNLIPVDGPTNSSKGDSGPASWLPPSKQIRCSYAVRFAQVSLKYELPVTTADKEMMLRQCGG, translated from the coding sequence GTGACGCGTCGAAGGGGCGGGGCGGCGAGCGCCGCGGCGATGCTCGGCATGGTGCTGGTTCTGGCGGGCTGCGAGGGAGTCGATCTGCCCGAGGCCGGGACCGGGCCCTCCGGCTCCGCGCCGGCCGGGGGCACCGGCCGCGCAGTGAGCCCGCTGGACAACCCCGACGGAACGAAACCGGGTCTCGCACCCCTCACCTCGGACGCCGACCGGACCGAGGCACGGGCCCTCATCGAGAAGGTGGCGACCAAGGGCCGCGGCCCGAAGACGGGCTACGAGCGGGACAAGTTCGGCTACGCCTGGATGGACTCGGCCCCGGGCGGTATCCCGTTCGCCCGCAACGGCTGCGACACCCGCAACGACCTCCTCCAGCGCGACGGCGAGGACGTCCGTTTCCGCTCCGGATCCGACTGCGTCGTGGCCTCGATGACCCTGCACGACCCGTACACGGGCCGGACGATCGACTGGGCCAAGTCCCGCGCCACGACCGTGCAGATCGACCACGTCATGCCGCTGTCGTACGACTGGCAGATGGGCGCCTCCCGTTGGCCGAAGGGCAAACGCCAGGACATCGCCAACGACCCCCTGAACCTCATACCCGTCGACGGGCCGACCAACAGTTCCAAGGGCGACTCCGGCCCCGCCTCCTGGTTGCCCCCGAGCAAGCAGATCCGCTGCTCGTACGCGGTGCGCTTCGCCCAGGTCTCGCTGAAGTACGAACTGCCGGTCACGACCGCCGACAAGGAGATGATGCTGCGCCAGTGCGGAGGGTGA
- a CDS encoding N-acetyltransferase has translation MELKVSSLADRPEMLGRVAEMPDTWSEFTTQDPVGNAHYGRIPRELPEYALFAEDERGEVVAHAYSVPFALDAEGRGRLPARGWDELLVWAFADLRNGTRPDTVSAISVVVAPHAQGAGLSARMLSAMRDNARAHGFREVVAPVRPSAKHLEPRTPIEEYARRVRPDGLPHDPWLRVHARAGATIDSIAPASMTVAGSLEQWRRWTGLPFDTAGDVEVPGALVPVRCEPERDYAVYVEPNVWMRHPL, from the coding sequence ATGGAGCTGAAGGTTTCGAGCCTCGCCGACCGCCCCGAGATGCTCGGCCGGGTCGCGGAAATGCCGGACACCTGGTCGGAGTTCACGACCCAGGACCCCGTGGGCAACGCCCACTACGGCCGGATCCCCCGCGAACTCCCGGAGTACGCGCTCTTCGCCGAGGACGAGCGGGGCGAGGTCGTCGCCCACGCCTACAGCGTTCCGTTCGCCCTCGACGCCGAGGGCCGGGGCCGACTGCCCGCCCGAGGCTGGGACGAACTGCTGGTGTGGGCCTTCGCCGACCTGCGCAACGGCACCCGCCCCGACACGGTCAGCGCCATCTCCGTCGTCGTCGCGCCGCACGCCCAGGGCGCCGGCCTCTCCGCCCGGATGCTCTCCGCCATGCGCGACAACGCCCGAGCCCACGGCTTCCGCGAGGTCGTCGCCCCCGTCCGCCCCAGCGCCAAGCACCTCGAACCGCGCACCCCCATCGAGGAGTACGCCCGTCGCGTACGCCCCGACGGCCTGCCCCACGACCCGTGGCTGCGGGTCCACGCCCGCGCAGGCGCCACCATCGACTCCATCGCCCCGGCCTCCATGACCGTCGCCGGCTCGCTGGAGCAGTGGCGCCGCTGGACCGGCCTGCCCTTCGACACGGCCGGTGACGTCGAGGTGCCCGGCGCGCTGGTCCCGGTGCGCTGCGAGCCGGAGCGGGACTACGCGGTGTATGTCGAGCCCAACGTGTGGATGCGACACCCGCTGTGA